One segment of Methanobacterium formicicum DSM 3637 DNA contains the following:
- a CDS encoding UbiX family flavin prenyltransferase gives MIVVAITGASGVVYGVRLLEVLKEMGKETALVVTEPARIILKYEMGMDEDQLRNLCHKFYEPGDLTSAINSGSCRFESMIIVPCTMKTISAISTGFASNAVTRAADVALKERRNLLLVPRETPLRSVHLENMLRISREGAIILPAMPAFYHQPQNMDDLVDFLVGKILDVLHIDHNLYQRWQGEIP, from the coding sequence ATGATAGTGGTAGCTATTACTGGAGCTAGTGGAGTTGTTTACGGTGTAAGGCTCCTTGAAGTTTTAAAAGAGATGGGGAAGGAAACCGCCCTGGTGGTAACAGAACCGGCACGGATCATCCTCAAATATGAAATGGGAATGGATGAAGACCAACTACGGAACCTTTGCCATAAATTCTATGAACCCGGAGACCTCACCAGTGCCATTAACAGTGGTTCCTGTAGATTTGAGTCTATGATCATCGTTCCATGTACTATGAAAACCATATCTGCTATTTCAACCGGTTTTGCAAGTAATGCTGTTACCCGAGCAGCGGATGTGGCATTAAAAGAGAGGAGAAACCTGTTACTGGTACCAAGGGAAACACCGTTACGTTCGGTTCACCTGGAGAACATGCTCAGAATCAGCAGGGAAGGTGCCATTATCCTACCTGCAATGCCTGCCTTTTACCATCAACCCCAGAACATGGATGACCTGGTGGATTTCCTGGTGGGTAAAATACTGGATGTCCTCCACATTGACCATAACCTCTACCAGCGATGGCAGGGAGAGATCCCATGA
- the cbiT gene encoding precorrin-6Y C5,15-methyltransferase (decarboxylating) subunit CbiT gives MIPDDEFIQTKNVPGPTKEEVRCLVMCKANISSQDTVVDVGCGSGGLTLESAQRALNVIAFDKNPEAIDLTRKNLEKHGLTSKVQLLEGDALQVLEGINSFDVILVGGSSGDLPLIIKQGYEKLKENGRIVITSILLETRVEAVNAIKNIGLVPDVIEVTIAKGKITERGTMMMGRNPITIISAVKV, from the coding sequence ATGATCCCGGATGATGAGTTCATCCAGACCAAGAACGTTCCAGGGCCTACCAAGGAAGAGGTAAGGTGCCTGGTGATGTGCAAAGCCAATATATCCTCACAGGACACCGTGGTTGATGTGGGATGTGGTAGTGGTGGATTGACACTGGAATCAGCCCAAAGAGCATTAAATGTCATTGCATTTGATAAAAATCCTGAAGCCATAGATTTAACCCGAAAAAACCTGGAAAAACACGGTTTAACCAGTAAAGTTCAGCTTTTGGAGGGAGATGCCCTCCAGGTACTGGAAGGTATTAACTCCTTTGATGTAATTCTCGTTGGTGGTAGCAGTGGTGATCTTCCCCTAATAATAAAACAGGGATATGAAAAGCTTAAAGAAAATGGTAGAATTGTGATAACATCCATTCTCCTGGAAACTAGAGTGGAAGCAGTTAATGCCATTAAAAACATTGGACTAGTACCGGATGTGATTGAAGTAACCATTGCCAAGGGTAAAATCACAGAAAGAGGAACCATGATGATGGGAAGAAACCCCATAACCATTATCTCAGCGGTGAAGGTCTAA